A window of Microcystis aeruginosa FD4 contains these coding sequences:
- a CDS encoding SDR family NAD(P)-dependent oxidoreductase: protein MKLQGKTALVTGASRGIGRAIALELARQGLSRIVIVARDQERLEKLAKEIESLGVIATPLALDLTENDLVSASIIRVWQECLGIDILVNCAGIAHQTPFLRSQFSQVQAEISLNLMAMYTVTRLIARRMAIRGQGTIVNVSSMMGKIAAPSFATYSATKFAILGFSQALRSELREHNIKVVTLLPSLTDTDMVRELQLFRWLKPMSAEEVAQTLITGLNRQKTEIVVGWQSHLALWCQKLAPKLLEKIVDLASPLRQSKGKRGWREVFN, encoded by the coding sequence ATGAAATTACAGGGAAAAACTGCCCTAGTCACGGGGGCATCCCGGGGTATCGGACGAGCGATCGCCTTAGAATTGGCCCGACAAGGTTTAAGCAGAATTGTGATTGTTGCCAGAGATCAAGAGCGATTAGAAAAACTAGCCAAAGAAATTGAGTCCCTAGGGGTCATTGCCACACCTTTAGCCCTAGATTTAACGGAAAATGACCTTGTTAGTGCTTCAATTATCCGCGTTTGGCAAGAATGCCTTGGCATTGATATCCTCGTTAACTGTGCCGGTATTGCCCATCAAACCCCCTTTCTGCGATCGCAATTCTCGCAAGTGCAAGCAGAAATATCTTTAAATCTGATGGCCATGTACACGGTTACTCGCTTAATTGCCCGCCGGATGGCAATTCGGGGACAGGGAACCATCGTCAATGTTTCCAGCATGATGGGTAAAATTGCCGCTCCTAGCTTCGCTACCTACTCGGCCACCAAATTTGCCATTTTGGGTTTTAGTCAAGCTCTCAGGTCGGAATTACGGGAACACAACATCAAAGTTGTCACCCTCTTACCCTCTTTAACCGATACGGATATGGTGCGAGAATTGCAGTTATTTCGATGGTTAAAGCCGATGAGCGCCGAAGAAGTCGCCCAAACTCTAATTACCGGGTTAAATAGGCAAAAAACGGAAATTGTCGTCGGTTGGCAAAGTCATCTAGCTCTTTGGTGTCAAAAATTGGCCCCGAAACTGCTCGAGAAAATTGTCGATTTAGCCTCTCCCTTACGTCAAAGCAAAGGAAAGCGCGGATGGCGAGAAGTGTTTAACTAG
- a CDS encoding hybrid sensor histidine kinase/response regulator: MGLSQDIKVLLIEDNLAEARLLKEILKGNEKKEFHLVNVSRLSEAISLLKQTNFDVILLDLTLPDSQGLESLAPLLITAPKLPIVVLTNTNDDNLALAALRQGAQDYLIKREVSLEILTRSLCYAIERKQMEEALRESNEALKMSVIERTNQLEKAQELNQLKTEFVSMLSHDFRNPLNKILLSAGLLEESRDRLTKDQQVSYFRMIRSAIKDMDQLLTEVLLIGRADSGRLYCQFDPVDLLDYCQKLVESFIVKPEHQSAIIFQIEGSLERGLWDVNLIKHILTNLLGNALKYSPQGNPVEFKIIVESEQVVFKIIDRGIGIPSKDQEHLFKPFYRGSNVDNIQGTGLGLAIVGRCVEAHKGQIYLESEEGKGTKITVILPIITDIEHLN; encoded by the coding sequence ATGGGACTCTCGCAGGATATAAAAGTTCTTTTAATCGAGGATAATTTAGCCGAAGCTCGATTATTAAAGGAAATTCTTAAGGGTAATGAAAAAAAAGAATTTCATCTGGTTAATGTGTCAAGATTATCGGAGGCAATTTCTCTTTTAAAACAAACAAATTTTGATGTAATTTTATTAGATCTAACTTTACCAGATAGTCAGGGTTTGGAATCCTTAGCTCCCCTTTTGATTACGGCTCCGAAATTGCCGATCGTGGTTTTAACTAATACTAATGATGATAATTTAGCTTTGGCAGCACTACGTCAGGGAGCGCAGGATTATTTAATTAAAAGAGAAGTAAGTTTAGAAATTTTAACTCGATCGCTATGTTATGCGATCGAGCGAAAACAGATGGAGGAAGCTTTACGAGAATCCAACGAAGCTTTAAAAATGAGCGTGATTGAACGCACTAATCAACTGGAAAAAGCGCAGGAATTAAATCAGTTAAAAACCGAATTTGTTTCCATGTTATCCCACGATTTTCGCAATCCTTTAAATAAAATTTTACTCTCGGCTGGATTATTAGAAGAAAGTCGCGATCGGTTGACAAAAGATCAGCAAGTTAGCTATTTTCGCATGATTCGATCGGCCATTAAAGACATGGATCAATTGCTCACAGAAGTGTTATTAATTGGCCGGGCCGATTCCGGAAGATTATACTGTCAATTTGATCCGGTGGATTTGCTCGATTATTGTCAAAAATTGGTAGAATCTTTTATTGTTAAGCCAGAGCACCAATCAGCAATTATTTTCCAAATTGAGGGCAGCTTAGAAAGAGGACTTTGGGATGTTAATTTAATTAAACATATCTTGACAAATTTACTAGGAAATGCTCTCAAATATTCACCACAGGGAAACCCCGTAGAATTTAAGATTATTGTCGAATCCGAGCAGGTAGTCTTTAAAATTATCGATCGAGGGATTGGTATTCCTAGCAAAGATCAAGAACATTTATTTAAACCTTTTTATCGCGGTAGCAATGTCGATAATATTCAAGGAACGGGATTAGGATTAGCCATTGTCGGACGCTGTGTGGAAGCGCACAAAGGACAAATTTACCTGGAAAGTGAGGAAGGAAAAGGCACAAAGATCACGGTGATTCTACCGATTATTACCGACATTGAACACCTAAATTGA
- a CDS encoding response regulator, with the protein MSAGEDVPHKIILLVEDSKADIRLIQEALKTSTVPHELVIVRDGVNAMDYLRREGEYLDSPRPNLILLDLNLPRKDGREVLAEIKNDPSLKRIPVVVLTTSRNEEDIFYSYELHVNCYITKSRNLNDLFKIVKNIEAFWLETATLPGE; encoded by the coding sequence GTGAGCGCTGGCGAGGACGTGCCACACAAAATTATCTTATTAGTGGAGGACAGTAAAGCTGATATTCGCCTCATCCAAGAGGCATTAAAAACTAGCACCGTCCCGCACGAATTAGTTATCGTTAGGGATGGTGTCAACGCCATGGATTATCTGCGTCGAGAAGGGGAGTATCTCGATTCTCCCCGTCCTAATCTTATTCTTCTCGATCTGAATTTACCAAGAAAAGACGGACGGGAGGTATTAGCGGAAATAAAAAACGATCCCAGTTTAAAAAGAATTCCTGTGGTGGTTTTAACCACTTCTCGCAACGAGGAGGATATTTTTTATAGCTATGAACTGCACGTTAATTGTTATATAACCAAGTCGCGCAATCTCAACGATTTGTTCAAAATTGTCAAAAATATCGAGGCTTTTTGGTTAGAAACCGCTACTTTACCCGGGGAGTGA
- a CDS encoding sensor histidine kinase, which translates to MEVLTETINPTSIEREPIHLYNRIQPHGVLLVLSEPELKVSQTSSNSRSLLGISPGEIIGKTLEEIFDPFQIDPLKSAIENNDFDAINPSKIWVRVKGDDFAVFDAIFHRNAEQMLILELEPAISYENIPFLSFYHLAKTSIDKLEATRSLKDFCNIIVKEVRKMTGFDRVMLYKFDEEDNGDVIAEDKIEQLEPYLGLRYPASDIPLPARNLLSANWIRQIPDATSEPVDLVPSLHPETQQPLNLTLSSLRSASPCHLEYLHNMGVGASLTISLIENKRLWGIIACHHRTPKYVPYELRKACEFLGRVIFSEISAREETEDYDYRVKLNFVQSQLIDYMAEANNFIDGLIAHKPNLLDLTKATGAAICLGGNYTLIGVTPSEEELNYLITWLEKNVLEDVYYTNSLPRIYADAGKFKDIASGLLAIPISKRNYLLWFRPEVIQTVNWGGDPGKAIETTAIDGDIRLCPRKSFSLWKETVRLKSLPWKAVEINAALELRKAIVNIILKQADELARLARDLELSNAELKKFAYVASHDLQEPLNQVANYVQLLEMRYTEELDEDAKEFITFAVEGVSLMQTLIDDVLAYSKVDMQAAEFNTIDANLALEKALANLKGRIQESQALITVDPLPIVMADKTQLMQLFQNLIGNAIKFRGKATPTIHIAAQRQEEEWLFSVTDNGIGIDPRFSERIFVIFQRLHTRDEYPGTGMGLAICKKIIECHRGRIWVESQLGKGAVFCFTIPLGGDERERWRGRATQNYLISGGQ; encoded by the coding sequence ATGGAAGTTCTAACCGAGACAATTAACCCAACTTCGATCGAACGGGAACCGATCCATCTCTATAACCGAATTCAACCGCACGGAGTGCTTTTAGTTCTCAGCGAACCGGAGCTAAAAGTCAGCCAAACTAGCAGTAATAGCCGCAGTTTATTGGGAATTTCTCCGGGGGAAATTATCGGTAAAACCCTAGAGGAAATCTTCGATCCCTTTCAGATCGATCCTCTCAAATCAGCCATAGAAAATAACGATTTTGATGCTATCAATCCCTCCAAAATTTGGGTGCGGGTTAAAGGGGATGATTTTGCAGTCTTTGATGCTATTTTTCACCGCAACGCCGAACAAATGCTGATTTTAGAGTTAGAACCTGCTATTTCCTATGAAAACATTCCTTTCCTGAGTTTCTATCACCTAGCCAAAACTTCGATCGATAAACTTGAAGCCACCCGTAGCCTGAAAGATTTCTGTAATATCATCGTTAAAGAAGTGCGAAAAATGACAGGATTCGATCGAGTTATGTTATACAAATTCGACGAAGAAGATAACGGTGATGTGATAGCAGAAGACAAAATAGAGCAACTAGAACCCTATCTCGGTTTACGTTATCCCGCTTCCGATATCCCTCTCCCAGCACGAAATTTATTAAGTGCTAATTGGATTCGACAGATTCCCGATGCTACCTCTGAACCCGTCGATCTAGTGCCTAGTCTTCATCCCGAAACTCAACAACCCTTAAATTTAACCCTGTCCAGTCTTAGAAGTGCTTCTCCCTGTCATTTAGAATACCTGCATAATATGGGAGTGGGAGCATCTCTAACCATTTCTCTGATTGAAAATAAACGTCTTTGGGGTATTATTGCCTGTCATCACCGCACCCCTAAATATGTACCCTACGAACTCCGTAAAGCTTGTGAGTTCTTAGGAAGAGTAATTTTCTCGGAAATATCGGCACGGGAAGAAACCGAGGATTATGACTATCGAGTGAAATTAAACTTTGTCCAATCGCAATTAATCGATTATATGGCTGAAGCTAATAACTTTATCGATGGATTAATTGCCCATAAACCGAATCTGCTTGATCTAACTAAAGCCACAGGAGCCGCTATTTGTTTAGGCGGCAATTATACCTTAATTGGAGTAACACCGAGCGAAGAAGAACTAAATTATCTGATTACTTGGCTAGAAAAAAACGTCCTTGAAGATGTTTACTATACCAATTCCTTACCGCGAATTTATGCCGATGCGGGTAAGTTTAAAGATATTGCCAGTGGCCTACTAGCAATTCCCATTTCTAAACGTAATTATCTCCTCTGGTTTCGTCCGGAAGTAATTCAAACCGTCAACTGGGGTGGTGATCCGGGTAAAGCGATCGAAACGACTGCCATAGATGGTGATATTCGTCTCTGTCCGCGTAAATCCTTCTCCCTCTGGAAAGAAACCGTTCGTCTCAAATCTTTACCCTGGAAAGCAGTAGAAATTAACGCCGCACTAGAATTACGAAAAGCGATCGTCAATATCATCTTAAAACAAGCCGATGAATTGGCACGTTTGGCGCGGGATTTGGAACTATCAAACGCCGAATTAAAAAAATTCGCCTACGTCGCTTCCCACGATTTACAGGAACCCCTCAATCAAGTCGCCAACTATGTGCAGTTGCTAGAAATGCGCTACACCGAAGAACTGGACGAAGATGCTAAAGAATTTATTACTTTTGCCGTCGAAGGTGTCAGTTTGATGCAAACATTAATAGATGATGTGCTGGCTTACTCGAAAGTGGATATGCAGGCGGCAGAGTTTAATACCATCGATGCTAATCTGGCACTGGAAAAAGCTCTCGCTAACCTGAAAGGGAGAATTCAGGAAAGTCAAGCTCTGATCACCGTTGATCCTTTGCCAATTGTCATGGCAGATAAAACCCAGTTAATGCAATTGTTCCAAAATCTCATCGGTAATGCGATTAAATTCCGAGGAAAAGCAACTCCCACTATTCATATTGCTGCCCAACGTCAAGAAGAGGAATGGCTGTTCTCTGTCACCGATAATGGAATTGGTATCGATCCCCGATTTTCCGAACGCATTTTCGTGATTTTCCAACGACTGCACACCCGCGACGAGTACCCCGGCACAGGTATGGGTTTAGCGATTTGTAAGAAAATTATCGAGTGTCATCGCGGACGAATTTGGGTAGAATCCCAATTAGGTAAAGGAGCGGTTTTCTGTTTTACAATTCCCCTAGGAGGTGACGAGCGTGAGCGCTGGCGAGGACGTGCCACACAAAATTATCTTATTAGTGGAGGACAGTAA
- a CDS encoding type II toxin-antitoxin system RelE/ParE family toxin, with protein sequence MKLVADKSFKRAFQRLISKNPQLQSKVSEVLHLLEDNPFTPSLKSHKLTGRLEGYWSCSVSYDCRIIFTFRQDTDSGETLIVIVDIGKHDQVY encoded by the coding sequence ATGAAATTAGTTGCTGACAAAAGCTTTAAAAGAGCTTTTCAACGCTTAATCAGCAAAAATCCTCAACTACAAAGCAAGGTATCAGAGGTTCTACATTTGTTAGAAGATAACCCCTTCACCCCTTCTTTAAAATCTCATAAGCTGACAGGTAGATTAGAAGGTTATTGGTCATGTTCTGTTAGTTACGATTGCCGTATTATTTTTACTTTTCGTCAAGATACTGATTCAGGAGAAACTTTAATTGTTATAGTTGATATTGGAAAACACGATCAAGTTTACTAA
- a CDS encoding M3 family metallopeptidase, producing MTNTSNPLLAGQGLPAFDQIQPGLIVPGMTQLLQELARELTNLEAQIAPTWEKLVEPLTRIEERLSWSWGIIGHLMGVKNSPELRQAYETVQPQVVEFISRLSQSKPIYEAFLCLRQGESWGQLDEAQQRIVEASLRDAQLAGVGLAGEKKDRFNAIQLELAEITTKFSNNILDATKAFQLKLTTPEDIAGLPPSLLSLAAQTARAQGETNASTETGPWVITLDFPSYFPFMKYSDNRELREKLYKAYVSRADLGELDNNPLIDRILQLRQEQAHLLGYSTYAEVSLARKMANSVDEIEKLLDNLRQVSYEAAKQDLEALKTFAGTDDLKHWDIAYWSEKQRQAKFNFSAEELRPYFPLPRVLEGIFSLAKRIFGVEIIAADGQASIWHPDVRYFQINDEKGEKIAYFYLDAYSRPAEKRGGAWMDVCIGRAKTGAEVRLPVAYLICNQTPPVDGKPSLMTFEEVTTLFHEFGHGLQHMLTTVDYSGAAGINNVEWDAVELPSQFMENWCYDRPTLMSMAKHYETGETLPEHYYQKLLLAKNYMSGSAMLRQLHLSLVDLELHHRYQPNGSETPKQVRQRLAATTTIIPPLPEDAFLCSFGHIFAGGYAAGYYSYKWAEVLSADAFAAFEEVGLDNEEAVKAIGRRFRDTVLAMGGSSHPMNVFKAFRGREPSTEPLLRHSGL from the coding sequence ATGACGAATACCAGTAACCCGCTGCTTGCCGGTCAAGGATTACCGGCTTTTGACCAAATCCAACCCGGCCTGATTGTCCCTGGGATGACGCAACTTTTGCAGGAACTGGCCAGAGAATTAACCAATCTAGAAGCGCAGATTGCCCCCACCTGGGAAAAATTGGTCGAACCCCTCACCCGGATCGAAGAACGTTTAAGCTGGAGTTGGGGGATTATCGGTCATCTGATGGGGGTAAAAAATAGCCCAGAATTGCGTCAAGCTTACGAAACCGTACAACCGCAGGTAGTCGAGTTTATTAGCCGTTTAAGCCAAAGTAAACCCATTTATGAGGCATTTTTGTGCCTGCGTCAAGGGGAAAGCTGGGGGCAATTAGACGAGGCACAACAGCGCATTGTCGAAGCTTCCCTGCGGGATGCCCAATTAGCCGGGGTGGGATTAGCAGGGGAGAAAAAAGACAGATTTAACGCGATTCAACTGGAATTAGCGGAAATCACCACGAAATTTTCTAATAACATCCTCGATGCCACCAAAGCTTTTCAACTGAAACTAACAACCCCAGAAGATATCGCCGGTTTACCCCCTAGTCTCCTTAGTTTAGCCGCCCAAACCGCCCGCGCCCAAGGAGAAACTAACGCCAGCACCGAAACTGGTCCTTGGGTGATTACCCTCGATTTTCCCAGTTATTTCCCCTTTATGAAGTACAGCGATAATCGGGAATTGCGAGAAAAACTCTATAAAGCCTACGTTAGTCGGGCCGATCTGGGAGAATTGGATAATAATCCCTTAATTGATCGCATTTTGCAACTACGTCAGGAACAGGCCCATCTTCTAGGTTATAGTACCTACGCCGAGGTTAGTCTTGCCCGGAAAATGGCCAATTCTGTGGATGAAATCGAGAAATTGCTTGACAATTTGCGCCAAGTAAGCTATGAAGCGGCAAAACAGGATTTAGAGGCCTTAAAAACTTTTGCGGGAACCGACGATCTCAAGCATTGGGATATAGCCTATTGGTCAGAAAAACAGCGTCAGGCCAAGTTTAACTTTAGTGCCGAGGAATTGCGCCCCTATTTCCCCCTACCACGGGTTTTAGAAGGCATATTTAGCCTCGCTAAACGGATTTTTGGGGTAGAAATTATCGCTGCCGACGGTCAGGCATCTATCTGGCATCCCGATGTGCGTTATTTCCAGATTAACGACGAAAAGGGCGAAAAAATCGCCTATTTCTACCTCGATGCCTACAGTCGTCCCGCCGAAAAACGCGGCGGCGCTTGGATGGATGTCTGTATCGGTCGGGCCAAAACTGGCGCCGAGGTGCGTTTACCTGTGGCTTATTTAATCTGCAATCAAACGCCTCCAGTAGATGGAAAACCCAGTTTAATGACCTTTGAGGAGGTAACTACCCTCTTTCACGAATTTGGCCACGGTTTACAGCATATGTTAACCACTGTGGATTATTCTGGCGCAGCGGGTATTAATAACGTTGAGTGGGATGCGGTGGAATTGCCCAGTCAATTTATGGAAAATTGGTGTTATGATCGCCCTACTTTAATGAGTATGGCCAAACACTACGAAACCGGTGAAACTCTCCCCGAACATTACTACCAAAAACTGCTTCTAGCTAAGAATTATATGAGCGGTTCGGCCATGTTGCGTCAGTTACATTTGTCTTTAGTAGATTTGGAATTACACCATCGTTATCAACCGAATGGCAGCGAAACTCCTAAACAAGTCAGACAGCGTTTAGCAGCGACGACGACGATAATTCCTCCTCTACCGGAAGATGCTTTCTTATGTTCTTTTGGACATATTTTCGCTGGCGGTTATGCGGCGGGTTACTATAGTTATAAATGGGCAGAAGTCCTCAGCGCCGATGCTTTTGCCGCTTTCGAGGAAGTGGGATTAGATAACGAAGAAGCAGTGAAAGCGATCGGTCGCCGTTTTCGTGATACTGTCTTAGCTATGGGGGGAAGTTCCCATCCTATGAATGTTTTTAAAGCTTTCCGCGGTCGCGAACCTAGTACCGAACCTCTCCTCCGTCATAGCGGATTATAA
- a CDS encoding ISAs1 family transposase codes for MSKGVDSLSREEKETKRKSKRLKPSVDAQSVQQQWLSQFSKLNDPRGRQGCEHAFLSIVLIAILATIGGAGGWEDIEVYAESHQAWLETFLDLKNGVPKADTYRRVFERINPDELQEGFLGWVKQIVEATGAQVIPIDGKTLKGSYDRNKKQSSLHLVSAWATENRLMLGQVKVESKSNEIKAIPALLNLLEITGCIITIDAMGTQTAISQQIIARGADYVLCLKANHPTLYNQVKTWFENAMAQGFQGIEHSYEQQVEAGDHRRENRQVFAVSLPEIGQLYQSEQWAGLKTLVMVIRVRNLGNKVTRQITFYLSSLAADAAHIGRAIRRHWGIENQLHWVLDVTFAEDNSRIRNLNGPENFSLLRRMAISLLNQETSTKRSLRQKMKRASMNTNYLLEVLAVTLPH; via the coding sequence ATGTCAAAAGGTGTTGATTCCCTTTCAAGAGAAGAAAAGGAAACCAAGCGCAAGAGCAAAAGGCTCAAACCCTCTGTTGATGCACAATCCGTTCAACAACAATGGCTTTCTCAATTCTCGAAACTGAATGACCCAAGAGGTCGGCAAGGTTGTGAACACGCTTTTCTGAGCATTGTACTAATTGCCATTCTAGCAACTATTGGCGGTGCTGGGGGATGGGAGGATATCGAAGTATACGCAGAAAGTCACCAAGCTTGGTTGGAAACCTTTTTAGATTTAAAAAATGGTGTTCCTAAAGCAGACACCTATAGAAGAGTATTCGAGAGAATTAATCCAGATGAACTACAAGAAGGTTTTTTGGGTTGGGTCAAACAAATTGTCGAAGCTACAGGCGCTCAAGTCATTCCTATTGATGGTAAAACCCTGAAAGGTTCTTATGACCGGAATAAAAAGCAATCATCCTTGCATCTGGTGAGTGCTTGGGCTACGGAAAATCGGTTAATGTTAGGTCAAGTTAAAGTAGAGTCTAAAAGCAATGAGATTAAGGCAATTCCAGCTTTATTGAACTTACTTGAGATCACAGGATGTATCATTACCATTGACGCGATGGGAACACAAACGGCGATTTCTCAACAGATTATCGCTCGAGGAGCAGATTATGTTCTCTGTCTCAAAGCCAACCATCCAACTCTCTATAATCAGGTAAAAACTTGGTTTGAAAATGCTATGGCTCAAGGTTTTCAAGGAATTGAACACAGTTATGAGCAACAGGTAGAAGCGGGAGATCATAGAAGAGAAAATCGCCAAGTTTTTGCGGTGTCATTGCCTGAAATCGGTCAATTATACCAATCAGAACAATGGGCGGGACTGAAAACACTGGTCATGGTTATTAGAGTCAGAAATCTTGGGAACAAAGTAACTCGTCAAATTACCTTCTATCTGAGTTCCCTGGCTGCTGATGCCGCCCATATTGGTCGGGCTATCCGCAGGCATTGGGGTATTGAAAATCAACTCCACTGGGTTCTCGATGTGACGTTTGCTGAGGATAATTCTCGTATTCGTAATCTTAATGGTCCTGAGAATTTCTCTTTATTGCGGCGGATGGCGATAAGTTTGCTTAATCAAGAAACTTCGACCAAACGTAGTCTTAGGCAGAAAATGAAGCGAGCATCCATGAATACAAATTATCTGCTTGAGGTGCTGGCAGTGACGCTACCCCACTAG
- a CDS encoding ABC transporter permease, translating to MSRRAALQSYLLVRLLLAPLMLWTIVTVVFLLMRVAPGDPTDAILGNRAPESAKNALREQLGLNKPLFFQYLDYIFNLMRLNLGDSLTSKGVTVWEIIAKHFPATVELTFYGMLIAVIVGVGLGIITASRPNTPLDAGGRLFGLITYSLPIFWVGMLLQLIFAVQLRWFPLGTRFPLSETPPQTITGLYTFDSLMTLQLDKLPTALYYLALPSFTLGILLSGIFERMVRVNLKQTWQADYVDAAKARGIPEKTIMVAHALKNALIPVITVLGLTFAALLGGAVLTEVTFSWPGLGNQLYRAISRRDYPTVQGLMAFLATIVVFASILSDLINAYIDPRIRY from the coding sequence ATGTCTCGCCGCGCTGCTTTACAATCCTATTTACTGGTGCGTTTACTCCTAGCTCCCTTGATGTTATGGACGATTGTGACGGTGGTTTTTCTGCTGATGCGTGTTGCTCCAGGTGATCCCACGGATGCGATTTTAGGCAACCGCGCTCCTGAAAGTGCCAAAAATGCCCTAAGAGAACAGTTAGGACTGAATAAACCCCTATTTTTCCAGTACCTAGACTATATTTTCAATCTAATGCGTCTCAACTTAGGAGACTCTTTAACCAGTAAGGGGGTGACGGTATGGGAGATTATTGCTAAACATTTTCCAGCGACGGTGGAACTAACTTTTTATGGGATGCTAATTGCGGTGATAGTGGGAGTCGGATTAGGAATTATCACTGCTTCTCGTCCGAATACTCCCTTGGACGCGGGGGGGCGTTTATTTGGACTGATAACCTATTCCTTGCCGATTTTTTGGGTGGGAATGCTCTTACAGCTAATTTTTGCGGTACAGTTGCGCTGGTTTCCTTTGGGGACTCGTTTTCCTTTGAGTGAGACTCCACCCCAAACAATTACGGGTTTATACACCTTTGATAGTCTGATGACTCTACAACTAGATAAGTTGCCTACGGCATTGTATTATCTAGCCTTACCTAGTTTTACTCTCGGCATTCTTTTGAGTGGGATTTTTGAACGGATGGTGCGAGTTAATCTGAAACAAACTTGGCAAGCGGACTATGTAGATGCGGCAAAAGCGAGAGGAATACCAGAAAAAACGATTATGGTTGCCCATGCGCTGAAAAATGCTCTAATTCCTGTAATTACTGTCTTAGGATTAACTTTTGCGGCTCTTTTAGGTGGTGCAGTCTTGACGGAAGTTACTTTTTCTTGGCCAGGTTTGGGAAATCAGTTATATCGAGCGATTTCTCGGCGGGATTACCCAACAGTGCAGGGATTAATGGCTTTTTTGGCGACAATAGTGGTTTTTGCCAGTATTTTGAGCGATCTAATCAATGCTTACATTGATCCTCGCATCCGTTATTAA